One Natrinema marinum genomic window carries:
- a CDS encoding DUF63 family protein, translating to MDDFIDRYGAERVWAATVASLAAVVVLGAVLFPQRVYVDIIWQYFWGPVVADAHSWPCVAWADGATVRCSQAPPNAGPTAEPGYTFVSYAGYIPTLILFLIGAIFAVRRLQIERYRVGFFALFPFMLFGGALRVVEDANAAAFAATGEMAIQLPWSGFIISPLIYFTVFFIALAAVASSVWLERNDHVSGYEYPLVGIGTVLLTVSIGYLAYTAATEPYAEFYPLIPLVILVGATLTTAITWVAIERFAPELNRGTRYMGLVVIWAHAVDGVANVVGLDWATTLGLPANLVPKHPINRAIAQTTADVLPADIVSATGSAWPFLFVKIAAAVFIIWIFDDTVFEENPRYAVLLMITVVAVGLGPGTRDMLRATFGV from the coding sequence ATGGACGACTTCATCGACCGGTACGGGGCCGAGCGCGTCTGGGCCGCGACCGTCGCGAGTCTCGCAGCCGTCGTGGTCCTCGGTGCCGTCCTCTTCCCCCAGCGCGTGTACGTCGACATCATCTGGCAGTACTTCTGGGGGCCAGTCGTCGCCGACGCCCACAGTTGGCCCTGCGTCGCCTGGGCCGACGGCGCCACGGTCCGGTGTAGCCAAGCGCCCCCCAACGCCGGCCCGACGGCCGAACCCGGCTACACGTTCGTCTCCTACGCCGGCTACATCCCCACCCTGATCTTGTTCCTGATCGGGGCCATCTTCGCCGTCCGCCGGCTCCAGATCGAGCGCTACCGCGTGGGCTTTTTCGCCCTCTTCCCCTTCATGCTCTTCGGCGGTGCGCTCCGGGTCGTCGAGGACGCCAACGCGGCCGCCTTCGCGGCGACCGGCGAGATGGCCATCCAGCTTCCCTGGTCGGGCTTCATCATCAGCCCGCTGATCTACTTTACCGTCTTCTTCATCGCGCTCGCGGCGGTCGCGAGCTCGGTCTGGCTCGAGCGCAACGACCACGTCTCGGGCTATGAGTACCCGCTGGTCGGGATCGGAACGGTCCTGCTGACGGTCTCGATCGGTTACCTCGCGTACACCGCGGCGACGGAGCCCTACGCCGAGTTCTACCCGTTGATCCCGCTGGTCATCCTCGTCGGCGCGACGCTGACGACGGCGATCACCTGGGTCGCGATCGAGCGCTTCGCGCCGGAACTGAACCGCGGCACCCGCTACATGGGACTCGTCGTCATCTGGGCGCACGCGGTCGACGGCGTCGCGAACGTCGTCGGCCTCGACTGGGCGACCACGCTCGGCCTGCCCGCCAACCTCGTCCCGAAACACCCGATCAACCGGGCGATCGCTCAGACGACGGCCGACGTGCTCCCCGCAGACATCGTCTCCGCGACCGGCTCGGCCTGGCCGTTCCTGTTCGTCAAGATCGCCGCCGCCGTCTTCATCATCTGGATCTTCGACGACACCGTCTTCGAGGAGAACCCCCGCTACGCCGTCCTCCTGATGATCACCGTCGTCGCCGTCGGCCTCGGTCCCGGCACCCGCGACATGCTGCGGGCGACGTTCGGCGTCTGA
- a CDS encoding inositol monophosphatase family protein codes for MSDADAETSRATVALRAAKAGAAVAADSFRTELVVEEKGTKTDVVTQVDRDAQVTVIETIRDVYPDDPIVGEEEDALKEVPEAGPAWIVDPIDGTNNYVDGTRAFGTAVAAVADGEPVGAATVCPALSDTYRVGPEGAFLNDEPLAVSDCDDPEAATVCPTFWWDFDQRDQYAAATREVVERFGDMRRFGCAQLELAMVATGALEGAMTNMAINPWDSVAGVGLIREAGGVVTDLEGERWRHDSTGLVASNGAIHDELLAAARAIED; via the coding sequence ATGAGCGACGCTGACGCCGAGACAAGTCGGGCGACGGTCGCGTTGCGCGCGGCAAAAGCGGGCGCCGCCGTCGCGGCCGACTCGTTTCGAACGGAACTCGTGGTCGAGGAGAAGGGAACCAAGACGGACGTGGTGACGCAGGTCGACCGGGACGCCCAGGTGACCGTCATCGAGACGATCCGGGACGTGTACCCCGACGATCCGATCGTCGGCGAGGAGGAGGACGCGCTGAAGGAGGTCCCAGAAGCGGGGCCGGCCTGGATCGTCGACCCCATCGACGGAACGAACAACTACGTCGACGGCACCCGCGCGTTCGGGACCGCCGTCGCGGCCGTCGCAGACGGCGAGCCCGTCGGCGCCGCCACGGTCTGTCCGGCCCTCTCCGATACGTACCGCGTCGGTCCCGAGGGCGCCTTTCTGAACGACGAGCCGCTGGCGGTCAGCGACTGCGACGACCCCGAGGCCGCCACGGTCTGTCCGACCTTCTGGTGGGACTTCGACCAGCGCGACCAGTACGCCGCGGCCACCCGCGAGGTCGTCGAGCGGTTCGGCGACATGCGACGGTTCGGCTGCGCCCAACTCGAGTTGGCGATGGTCGCCACCGGCGCGCTCGAGGGAGCGATGACCAATATGGCGATCAATCCCTGGGACTCGGTCGCCGGTGTGGGGCTGATCCGCGAGGCCGGCGGCGTCGTGACCGACCTCGAGGGCGAGCGCTGGCGACACGACAGCACGGGGCTCGTGGCCTCGAACGGCGCGATTCACGACGAACTGCTCGCGGCGGCCCGCGCGATCGAGGACTGA
- a CDS encoding S8 family serine peptidase translates to MFPRSPETGRVRSVSVLGVLFLVVCSLVAAPLSSAAAAATVAESGGSVDGLATAGTDADGGTARSDGGSDITIDSALEADADGETVDVIVRLSEANVSPREPPEQAATRLQRHAERTQGEIVSYARSTDGVAIENRFWLTNAVLLEVDTSRVDLESFGRFEEVSTLHANFEVELDGAAATSASTGAATAGTDSTASTAGVSATYGLEQINATDVWDEYGVNGSGATVAVLDTGVDASHPDIDLYTNNSSDPTYPGGWAEFDQYGRRVSGSTPQDFGDHGTHVSATVAGGNASGTHIGVAPGVDLLHGAVLTDCETGCSGTYSQIIEGMQWAIDRDADVVSMSLGAQTYAEQFIDPVRNAQSSGTIVVSSSGNGGNGTSGSPGNVYDTFAIGAATETGDIATFSSGETIVTDDAWSSPPADWPDSYTVPNVAAPGSWVESAVPGGGYQSKSGTSMAAPHVTGSIALLLSANENLQPDEVTAALEETAWKPDGEPAGQDTRYGHGIIDVKAAVDATSLVTLSGTVTDRAGEPVANATVSVDGGRWNATTNATGAYELQVIPGDRTVTVDATGHHPDTETLSLSSGTAVTHDVTLDFVTVVDGGLPEPLESNSSVTTTFNVTGLENLTITRTENATLAAGELEFEAGGQRFGANETVSFDPAVTNGTFDVTTYLADDVNGTLELDHEFVRSNETQTMRTGSLRVVPEIYAVGVVAQSGDDAAERLRTNLTARLPIAYRTSHVNTSDAVSAAESGSYDVFVALELPATDDTLSNPTATFVNATTANDTGVLYLGDGVGDDALVRLARNTSEVGGLETPSSNGTVEVVLDRNHPIFAGVGGERDAVTLLENATNRTWFDAPGARTLASATDDGVLADGEVLSFDRPDEQILLGVTPQAGRLTDDGRTVLSNAVAYLGAGRFHVSDDFDAYGVSNASAETATFAVPETGNVTIALAGATTADPANLTITVNGTEIAPGDEIAVDRDAVEHGLAVDVTAADGVDGEDVTLAATFENETVTTSSVRFERDPPARYAGTVAVNGEPARDGLAVRVTHNGTVLANTTTADGRFGVPTAAGGTGVLEVNASTVPDGATLNVSLENATTNASLTPTAGEQVRTDLAVAYDDPFSSATVSAPWWAATGDEINVSIAFDDGADQYITERTWLESYDAVSGERWNATHTFAPGDEGLARIGATLTDLAGETRTVSSGVLVIDGGVARVNGTISRPAAGPKTLAATAESGVNGSVFVTPAHGNWTDERPVENGEFEAATEENVSTHGVFLEDAGTYPTYQTVLNREVSDNETVAVELDLGHELAIEVTNESGGGVANASVAVTPIDTSATEHAVVTRTTATNESGRWLGPNGDGLGASVNGTVTITVTPPENAEFADETCVRTIAVDGATTASFELAARSGGGGGGGGGGIGGGGGFGSGSATKVIQLTSTTTADGDALLEVTGSREGLPAETMLTGVGADGVSFERVRIVPATSRTNYEFTIRPGTRTAASHRDGAVSYASFDHDGIADTIGWLTLEFAVDDEALPAGTTPDDVVLSAYRDGEWQPVRTRYDAETETYTATLTGLPSVAIGVEGATPAFEVIDASLEPSEVRSGDPVRIEATVENVGDVAGTREFTIAADGDPIATERVGLAAGERATISLEATLESSATVTIDGSTVGDVTVTDEAEATQSAASPSGPLSETVPGFGGLASVAAIAAVLLGRGSFGLYRRSDR, encoded by the coding sequence ATGTTCCCTCGTTCGCCCGAGACCGGGCGAGTGCGCTCCGTGTCTGTTCTCGGCGTACTCTTCCTCGTCGTCTGCAGTCTCGTCGCGGCACCGCTCTCGAGCGCCGCCGCGGCCGCGACCGTCGCGGAGTCCGGCGGCAGTGTCGACGGCCTCGCGACCGCCGGCACCGACGCCGACGGCGGAACCGCGCGTTCGGACGGCGGCAGCGACATCACGATCGACTCGGCACTGGAGGCGGACGCCGACGGCGAGACCGTCGACGTCATCGTCCGGCTCTCGGAGGCGAACGTGTCGCCTCGGGAGCCGCCCGAACAGGCCGCGACCCGGCTGCAGCGCCACGCCGAACGCACGCAAGGCGAGATCGTCTCCTACGCTCGATCGACCGACGGGGTGGCGATCGAGAACCGGTTCTGGCTGACCAACGCCGTCCTGCTCGAGGTCGATACGAGCCGCGTCGACCTCGAGTCGTTCGGCCGGTTCGAAGAGGTCTCGACGCTGCACGCGAACTTCGAGGTGGAACTCGACGGGGCGGCGGCCACGAGCGCGTCGACGGGCGCCGCGACGGCGGGGACCGACTCGACCGCGTCGACGGCGGGCGTGAGCGCGACCTACGGCCTCGAGCAGATCAACGCGACCGACGTCTGGGACGAGTACGGCGTGAACGGCAGCGGCGCGACAGTCGCCGTGCTCGACACCGGGGTCGACGCGAGCCACCCCGATATCGACCTGTACACGAATAACTCGTCGGACCCCACGTATCCGGGCGGCTGGGCGGAGTTCGACCAGTACGGGCGCAGAGTGTCCGGATCGACGCCCCAGGATTTCGGCGACCACGGGACTCACGTCAGCGCGACGGTCGCGGGCGGTAACGCGAGCGGGACCCACATCGGCGTCGCGCCCGGCGTCGACCTGCTGCACGGTGCCGTCCTCACGGACTGCGAGACCGGCTGCAGCGGAACCTACTCCCAGATCATCGAAGGGATGCAGTGGGCGATCGACCGGGACGCCGACGTGGTGAGCATGAGCCTCGGCGCGCAGACCTATGCGGAGCAGTTCATCGACCCGGTTCGGAACGCCCAGTCGTCGGGAACGATCGTCGTCTCGTCGTCCGGAAACGGCGGTAACGGAACCAGTGGCTCGCCCGGTAACGTCTACGATACCTTCGCGATCGGAGCCGCGACGGAGACCGGCGACATCGCCACCTTCTCGAGTGGAGAGACCATCGTCACGGACGACGCCTGGTCCTCGCCGCCGGCCGACTGGCCGGACTCGTATACGGTTCCCAACGTCGCCGCGCCCGGTTCGTGGGTCGAGAGCGCGGTTCCCGGCGGCGGCTACCAGTCCAAGTCCGGCACCAGTATGGCGGCCCCGCACGTCACCGGCTCGATCGCGTTGTTGCTGTCGGCCAACGAGAATCTCCAACCCGACGAGGTCACGGCCGCGCTCGAGGAGACCGCCTGGAAACCCGACGGCGAACCGGCCGGTCAGGACACCCGGTACGGACACGGGATCATCGACGTGAAGGCAGCGGTCGACGCCACGTCGCTGGTCACGCTCTCCGGGACCGTCACCGATCGGGCGGGCGAACCGGTCGCGAACGCGACCGTCTCGGTCGACGGCGGCCGCTGGAACGCGACGACCAACGCCACCGGGGCCTACGAACTGCAGGTCATCCCCGGCGATCGAACCGTTACCGTCGACGCGACCGGCCACCACCCCGACACCGAGACGCTCTCGCTGTCCTCGGGCACCGCGGTCACGCACGACGTGACGCTGGACTTCGTTACCGTCGTCGACGGCGGTCTGCCGGAACCGCTCGAGTCCAATAGCTCTGTGACGACGACGTTCAACGTCACGGGGCTCGAGAACCTGACGATCACCCGGACCGAGAACGCGACGCTCGCGGCCGGCGAGCTCGAGTTCGAAGCCGGCGGGCAACGGTTCGGGGCGAACGAGACAGTCAGCTTCGATCCGGCGGTCACGAACGGGACGTTCGACGTCACGACGTACCTCGCGGACGATGTCAACGGCACGCTCGAGCTCGACCACGAGTTCGTCCGCAGCAACGAGACACAGACGATGCGGACGGGGTCGTTGCGGGTCGTGCCGGAGATTTACGCTGTCGGCGTCGTCGCCCAGTCCGGAGACGATGCGGCGGAGCGACTTCGGACGAACCTGACGGCGCGGCTACCGATCGCCTATCGAACGAGTCACGTCAACACCTCCGATGCCGTGTCGGCCGCCGAATCGGGCTCGTACGATGTCTTCGTCGCGCTCGAGTTACCCGCGACCGACGACACGCTGTCGAACCCGACCGCGACGTTCGTCAATGCGACGACGGCAAACGACACCGGCGTCCTCTATCTGGGCGACGGCGTCGGCGACGACGCATTGGTTCGGCTCGCACGGAACACGTCCGAGGTCGGCGGGCTCGAGACGCCGAGTTCGAACGGAACCGTCGAGGTCGTGCTCGACCGCAACCATCCGATTTTCGCCGGTGTGGGCGGCGAACGGGACGCCGTGACGCTGCTCGAGAACGCGACGAACCGGACGTGGTTCGATGCGCCCGGAGCGCGGACGCTCGCGTCGGCGACCGACGACGGCGTGCTCGCGGACGGCGAGGTACTGTCGTTCGACCGCCCCGACGAACAGATCCTGCTGGGCGTCACGCCGCAGGCCGGGAGGTTGACCGACGACGGGCGGACGGTCCTGTCCAACGCCGTCGCCTATCTCGGGGCGGGGCGGTTCCACGTCAGCGACGACTTCGACGCCTACGGCGTCAGCAACGCCTCTGCAGAGACGGCGACGTTCGCGGTCCCCGAGACGGGGAACGTGACGATCGCCCTCGCGGGGGCGACGACGGCCGATCCCGCAAACCTCACCATCACGGTCAACGGGACCGAAATCGCGCCCGGCGACGAAATCGCGGTCGACCGCGACGCCGTCGAGCACGGACTCGCCGTCGACGTGACCGCGGCCGACGGCGTCGACGGCGAGGACGTGACGCTCGCGGCGACGTTCGAGAACGAGACCGTGACCACGTCGTCGGTCCGCTTCGAGCGCGATCCGCCGGCGCGGTACGCCGGCACGGTCGCCGTCAACGGCGAGCCGGCGCGGGACGGGCTCGCCGTCCGTGTCACGCACAACGGGACCGTCCTTGCGAACACGACGACCGCCGACGGCCGGTTCGGCGTCCCGACCGCCGCGGGGGGCACCGGGGTACTCGAGGTCAACGCCTCCACCGTTCCCGACGGGGCGACGCTGAACGTCTCGCTCGAGAACGCGACGACGAACGCGTCGCTGACCCCGACGGCGGGCGAACAGGTGCGGACTGATCTCGCGGTCGCCTACGACGATCCCTTTTCCTCGGCGACCGTCTCGGCACCGTGGTGGGCGGCGACCGGCGACGAAATCAACGTCTCGATCGCGTTCGACGACGGGGCGGACCAGTACATCACCGAACGAACGTGGCTCGAGTCCTACGACGCTGTCTCCGGCGAGCGATGGAACGCAACCCACACGTTCGCGCCCGGCGACGAGGGCCTCGCGCGGATCGGCGCGACGCTGACGGATCTGGCCGGCGAGACCCGAACCGTCTCCTCGGGCGTCCTCGTCATCGACGGTGGCGTCGCGCGGGTGAACGGGACGATCAGTCGCCCCGCGGCTGGCCCGAAAACGCTCGCTGCGACCGCGGAGAGCGGCGTCAACGGCTCCGTCTTCGTCACGCCGGCCCACGGCAACTGGACCGACGAGCGACCGGTCGAGAACGGCGAGTTCGAGGCTGCGACCGAGGAGAACGTCAGCACCCACGGCGTCTTCCTCGAGGACGCGGGCACGTATCCGACGTATCAGACGGTCCTCAACCGCGAGGTCAGCGACAACGAGACGGTCGCCGTCGAGCTCGACCTGGGTCACGAGCTCGCGATCGAAGTCACGAACGAAAGCGGCGGCGGCGTCGCGAACGCGTCGGTCGCGGTAACGCCGATCGACACCAGCGCGACCGAGCACGCGGTCGTCACACGGACGACGGCGACCAACGAGTCGGGCCGCTGGCTGGGGCCCAACGGCGATGGCCTCGGCGCATCGGTCAACGGAACGGTAACGATCACCGTCACGCCGCCCGAGAACGCCGAATTCGCCGACGAGACATGCGTCCGAACGATCGCGGTCGACGGGGCGACCACGGCGTCGTTCGAACTCGCCGCCCGATCCGGCGGGGGCGGTGGCGGCGGGGGCGGAGGAATCGGTGGCGGTGGCGGTTTCGGTAGCGGATCCGCGACCAAGGTAATACAGCTCACGTCGACAACGACAGCCGACGGCGACGCGCTGCTCGAGGTCACCGGCTCGCGGGAAGGGTTACCGGCCGAAACGATGCTGACGGGCGTCGGCGCTGACGGCGTTTCGTTCGAGCGCGTGCGGATCGTCCCCGCGACGAGCCGGACGAACTACGAGTTCACGATTCGGCCCGGAACCCGCACCGCTGCGAGCCACCGTGACGGTGCCGTCTCCTACGCCAGCTTCGACCACGACGGCATCGCCGACACGATCGGCTGGCTCACCCTCGAGTTCGCCGTCGACGACGAAGCGCTGCCCGCGGGCACGACGCCCGACGATGTCGTCCTCTCGGCGTACCGAGACGGCGAGTGGCAACCGGTTCGGACGAGATACGACGCCGAGACGGAGACCTACACCGCCACCCTCACCGGCCTCCCGTCGGTGGCGATCGGCGTCGAGGGCGCGACGCCTGCGTTCGAGGTCATCGACGCGAGTCTCGAGCCGAGCGAGGTTCGGTCCGGCGACCCGGTTCGCATCGAGGCGACGGTCGAGAACGTCGGTGACGTCGCCGGCACCAGGGAGTTCACGATCGCCGCAGACGGCGACCCGATCGCGACCGAACGGGTCGGTCTGGCGGCCGGCGAGCGGGCCACAATCTCGCTCGAGGCCACCCTCGAGTCCTCGGCGACGGTCACGATCGACGGCTCGACGGTCGGCGACGTGACGGTGACCGACGAGGCCGAGGCCACCCAATCGGCGGCCTCGCCGTCGGGCCCCCTCTCGGAGACCGTCCCCGGATTCGGCGGGCTCGCCTCCGTCGCGGCCATCGCGGCCGTTCTGCTGGGACGTGGCAGCTTCGGGCTGTATCGGCGGTCCGATCGCTAA
- a CDS encoding DUF309 domain-containing protein: MGDHTRDNTVSPPITGSPTGWCAERGESNGWEHGTLRRAVIHGVALYNSGEYHDSHDCFEAEWYNYGRGTTESAFLHGMVQVAAGAYKHADFENDAGMRSLFETALQYLQNVPPDYYGVDVADVRTTLAAALEEPTRIDGWRILLDDERPTADPADREYAASLE, from the coding sequence ATGGGTGACCACACGCGAGACAACACCGTGAGTCCACCGATTACGGGGTCCCCGACCGGCTGGTGCGCGGAACGCGGCGAGTCGAACGGGTGGGAACACGGCACGCTTCGGCGGGCGGTAATCCACGGGGTCGCGCTCTACAATTCCGGCGAGTACCACGACTCCCACGACTGCTTCGAAGCGGAGTGGTACAACTACGGACGGGGGACCACGGAGAGCGCGTTTCTCCACGGGATGGTGCAGGTCGCCGCGGGCGCGTACAAGCACGCGGATTTTGAGAACGACGCCGGCATGCGGAGCCTCTTCGAGACTGCACTTCAATACCTGCAGAACGTTCCGCCGGATTACTACGGCGTCGATGTCGCCGATGTCCGAACGACGCTCGCCGCCGCACTCGAGGAGCCCACCCGGATCGACGGCTGGCGGATTCTCCTCGACGATGAGCGACCGACTGCCGATCCGGCCGACCGCGAGTATGCAGCCTCGCTCGAGTGA
- a CDS encoding succinylglutamate desuccinylase/aspartoacylase domain-containing protein, with translation MRVAQLGSGTPEIAVVAGIHGDEPCGVRAVQRLLDERPTVERPVKLVVANESALERQVRYVDEDLNRAFPGDPDATTHEGQLAHELVAELEGCLTFSMHSTQSHADPFAIVKGVDETAREIVPQLPVAAMVETSNFAEGRLFSAIDTVEVECGLQGSETAAENADRLTRAFLTAVGVLPGDTVQRELPVYRLTDVIRKDQAETYEVFVDNFTEVEAGSPFAAADGDEQIAEESFYPVLMSPNGYQDVFGYTAEKLDVLETPATAD, from the coding sequence ATGAGAGTCGCACAGCTCGGGTCGGGAACGCCGGAGATCGCAGTCGTCGCGGGTATTCACGGGGACGAACCCTGTGGCGTCAGAGCCGTCCAGCGGCTGCTTGACGAACGCCCGACCGTCGAACGCCCCGTCAAGCTCGTCGTCGCCAACGAGTCGGCGCTCGAGCGACAGGTGCGGTACGTCGACGAAGACTTGAACCGTGCGTTCCCCGGCGATCCGGACGCGACGACCCATGAAGGCCAGCTTGCCCACGAGCTCGTGGCGGAGCTCGAGGGCTGTCTGACCTTCTCGATGCACTCGACGCAGAGCCACGCCGACCCCTTCGCTATCGTCAAGGGCGTCGACGAGACTGCCAGGGAGATCGTTCCGCAACTGCCCGTCGCGGCGATGGTCGAGACGAGCAATTTCGCGGAGGGGCGGCTCTTCTCGGCGATCGATACCGTCGAAGTCGAGTGCGGGCTTCAGGGCTCGGAGACGGCCGCGGAGAACGCCGACCGACTGACGCGGGCGTTCCTCACCGCGGTCGGCGTCCTCCCCGGCGATACCGTCCAGCGGGAACTGCCGGTCTATCGGCTCACCGATGTCATCCGAAAGGACCAGGCCGAGACCTACGAGGTGTTCGTCGACAACTTCACCGAGGTCGAGGCGGGCTCGCCGTTCGCCGCGGCCGACGGCGACGAACAGATCGCCGAGGAATCGTTCTATCCGGTCCTCATGTCGCCGAACGGCTATCAGGACGTCTTCGGCTACACCGCCGAGAAACTCGACGTGCTCGAGACGCCGGCGACGGCCGACTAG
- a CDS encoding glutaredoxin family protein: MEFPPNQGLDQEEVNEQVDEALEENEVVLFMKGTELMPQCGYSRKALGLIDHHRDEFETVDVLDSLDEFRQALSEHSGWETIPQTFVDGEFVGGSDVLEELEERDELAETLNAA; this comes from the coding sequence ATGGAATTCCCACCGAATCAGGGTCTCGACCAGGAGGAGGTCAACGAGCAAGTCGACGAAGCGCTCGAGGAAAACGAGGTCGTCCTCTTCATGAAGGGGACGGAACTCATGCCCCAGTGTGGCTACTCCCGCAAGGCGCTCGGCCTGATCGACCACCACCGCGACGAGTTCGAGACCGTCGACGTCCTCGACTCGCTCGACGAGTTCCGACAGGCGCTGTCGGAACACAGCGGCTGGGAGACGATTCCGCAGACGTTCGTCGACGGCGAGTTCGTGGGCGGCTCCGACGTGCTCGAGGAACTCGAGGAGCGCGACGAACTCGCGGAGACGCTCAACGCGGCCTGA
- a CDS encoding DUF7110 family protein, with translation MSTEESRHVYRLHSTLELPLEDLRDHIDDATFPDGVDDVEITRRNNTLILKAVAEDQSVSKYTPTAQLKASVTENRVYEEDPDERRQKSFSWDEEEEEEIESELVEFAAFKGDRETVLQNSMLQYQMFLVLCGIAEAAEKGTLTAISERDGDLEATRIVDGEARPADIEVVEGPRDRGSGQGGVNWRDNKFISD, from the coding sequence ATGTCCACAGAGGAATCCAGACACGTATATCGGCTGCACTCGACGCTCGAACTGCCTCTCGAAGATCTCCGTGACCACATCGACGACGCGACGTTCCCTGACGGGGTCGACGATGTCGAGATCACGCGACGCAACAACACGCTCATTCTGAAGGCCGTCGCCGAGGACCAATCCGTCAGCAAGTACACGCCGACGGCTCAGCTCAAAGCCAGCGTCACCGAAAACCGGGTCTACGAGGAGGACCCAGACGAGCGGCGACAGAAATCGTTCAGCTGGGACGAAGAGGAAGAAGAGGAGATCGAGTCCGAACTCGTCGAGTTCGCCGCGTTCAAAGGCGACCGCGAGACCGTCCTCCAGAATTCGATGTTGCAGTACCAGATGTTCCTCGTCCTCTGTGGCATCGCCGAAGCCGCCGAGAAGGGGACCCTGACGGCGATCTCGGAGCGCGACGGCGACCTCGAGGCGACTCGAATCGTCGACGGCGAGGCCCGTCCCGCCGACATCGAGGTCGTCGAGGGGCCCCGCGACCGCGGCTCGGGACAGGGCGGTGTCAACTGGCGGGACAACAAGTTCATCTCGGACTGA
- a CDS encoding patatin-like phospholipase family protein: MATDDDAGDSTRVAIACQGGGSHTAFTAGVLERLLQECEADSYELVGLSGTSGGAVCATAAWYGLAAGGTDDAVATLDAVWRDLSARSPFERFTNAWLVGLARFAAGGGPLPLFSPYEHPATDAGRTRFLDALEAHIEFERFPAIADETSVDLILGAADVTEGEFDTFRNESVTAEAVLASAAIPTLFEAVGIGNHWYWDGLFSQNPPIRDFLTVPDRAAEKPDEIWIVQINPRYREEVPKSVEEIADRRNELAGNLSLYQEVDFIETINELIEDGSLPDEYKPVTVEFIELGSDLSASSKVDRDPAFIDLLMQRGRRRAERFFRQREA; the protein is encoded by the coding sequence ATGGCGACCGATGACGATGCCGGCGATTCCACTCGTGTTGCGATCGCCTGTCAGGGCGGCGGCAGTCACACCGCGTTCACCGCAGGCGTGCTCGAGCGGCTCCTCCAGGAGTGTGAAGCGGACTCCTACGAACTCGTCGGGCTGAGCGGCACGTCCGGCGGGGCCGTTTGCGCCACAGCCGCCTGGTACGGGTTGGCCGCGGGTGGTACCGACGACGCCGTCGCGACGCTCGACGCGGTGTGGCGGGATTTGTCGGCGCGGTCGCCGTTCGAACGGTTCACCAACGCCTGGCTCGTCGGCTTGGCACGCTTTGCCGCAGGCGGCGGGCCGTTACCGCTGTTTAGCCCCTACGAGCACCCGGCGACCGACGCCGGCCGTACGCGGTTTCTCGACGCCCTCGAGGCCCATATCGAATTCGAGCGGTTTCCCGCGATCGCCGACGAGACCTCGGTGGATCTGATTTTGGGGGCGGCGGACGTGACCGAAGGCGAGTTCGACACGTTTCGCAACGAGTCGGTCACCGCGGAGGCGGTCCTGGCGTCCGCGGCGATTCCGACGCTGTTCGAGGCGGTCGGGATCGGCAACCACTGGTACTGGGACGGCCTTTTCTCGCAGAATCCGCCGATCCGTGACTTCCTGACGGTGCCGGACCGCGCGGCGGAGAAACCCGACGAAATCTGGATCGTCCAGATCAATCCCAGATATCGCGAGGAGGTTCCGAAGTCGGTCGAGGAGATCGCCGACCGGCGCAACGAACTGGCGGGCAACCTCTCGCTGTATCAGGAAGTCGACTTCATCGAGACGATCAACGAACTGATCGAGGACGGGAGCCTTCCGGACGAGTACAAACCGGTCACCGTCGAGTTCATCGAACTCGGAAGCGACTTGAGCGCGTCGTCGAAAGTCGACCGCGACCCGGCGTTTATCGATCTGCTGATGCAACGCGGCCGGCGGCGTGCCGAGCGGTTTTTTCGGCAGCGAGAGGCGTGA